A DNA window from Daucus carota subsp. sativus chromosome 3, DH1 v3.0, whole genome shotgun sequence contains the following coding sequences:
- the LOC108210524 gene encoding ribosome biogenesis protein WDR12 homolog, whose translation MAAMDIEEDEMSRQVQVRFVTKLKAPLKAPNTTIAIPSNLTRMGLSTLVNTLLQSAASGEEAAEWKHEAFDFLIQGELVRMSLGQFLLAKGITAEKVLEIEYIKAVIPRKEEEPSVHDDWVSAVDGSNPGFILTGCYDALGRVWKGAGICTHILEGHNDAITSVSIIKSKGARSSNDTLVATASKDKSIRLWKFDAEDTLDRPMTIRSFRTLRGHNASVQTIAGQASGDMMCSGSWDCTINLWQTKASEAGGDLVSVKKRKTGGENEESQSEGEAVSSFVGHTQCVSSVVWPEYGTIYSASWDHSIRRWDVETGKDTSNMFCGKVINSIDVGGEGSALIAAGGSDPVLRIWDPRKPGTLAPVFQFSSHSSWISTCKWHDKSWFHLLSASYDGKLMLWDLRTAWPLAVIDSHEDKVLCADWWKGDCVVSGGVDSKLRVSSEISVQ comes from the exons ATGGCTGCCATGGATATCGAAGAAGATGAGATGTCGCGGCAAGTACAAGTACGATTCGTCACAAAATTGAAGGCTCCTCTCAAAGCTCCCAATACTACTATTGCTATTCCCTCGAATCTCACTCGTATGGGCCTCTCCACTCTCGTCAACACTCTTCTTCAATCCGCCGCTTCTG GAGAGGAAGCTGCTGAATGGAAACACGAGGCTTTCGATTTCTTAATTCAAGGCGAGCTGGTCCGTATGTCGCTTGGACAGTTTCTGCTTGCCAAAGGCATCACTGCT GAGAAAGTATTAGAGATTGAATACATTAAAGCTGTAATCCCGCGAAAAGAAGAAGAGCCTTCTGTACATGATGATTGGGTTAGTGCGGTTGATGGTTCTAATCCTGG GTTTATTTTGACAGGATGCTATGATGCTTTGGGAAG GGTATGGAAAGGTGCTGGTATATGCACGCATATTTTAGAGGGACACAATGATGCAATCACTTCAGTTAGTATTATCAAATCTAAAG GTGCTAGAAGTAGCAATGATACTCTTGTAGCGACTGCTTCCAAAGATAAGTCCATAAGATTGTGGAAG TTTGATGCAGAAGATACTCTGGATCGTCCCATGACTATTAGATCGTTTAGAACATTGCGTGGACATAATGCGTCTGTTCAAACAATTGCAGGACAAGCATCAGGAGATATG ATGTGCTCTGGTTCGTGGGACTGTACAATCAACTTATGGCAAACTAAGGCCTCTGAAGCAGGAGGTGATTTGGTCTCTGTTAAGAAGAGGAAAACAGGTGGTGAAAATGAGGAATCTCAGTCAGAG GGGGAAGCTGTTTCTTCATTTGTGGGACATACACAATGTGTGTCATCAGTTGTTTGGCCAGAATATGGTACAATATATTCAGCATCTTGGGATCATTCTATTAGAAGATGGGACGTTGAAACAGGAAAAGATACTTCAAACATG TTTTGTGGGAAGGTCATCAACAGCATTGATGTTGGAGGTGAAGGTTCTGCACTTATAGCTGCTGGTGGCTCTGATCCGGTCCTTAGGATCTGGGATCCTCGCAAACCag GAACCTTGGCTCCTGTCTTTCAATTTTCGTCACACTCGTCTTGGATATCTACTTGTAAGTGGCATGACAAGTCGTGGTTTCATTTGCTTTCTGCATCCTATGATGGGAAGTTAATGTTGTGGGATCTAAGAACTGCg TGGCCACTGGCTGTCATTGATTCACATGAGGATAAG GTGTTATGTGCTGACTGGTGGAAAGGTGATTGTGTAGTAAGTGGTGGGGTAGACTCGAAGCTCCGAGTTTCTTCTGAAATTTCTGTGCAGTAA